Proteins from a single region of Ogataea parapolymorpha DL-1 chromosome IV, whole genome shotgun sequence:
- a CDS encoding upd-c transporter, with translation MLFPGLLTFSGCCTNVISMELISQLKPVPSNLITAFQYLFISLAVAPFLPRNNDKRPPFQYFLTTSLFFLCAIANNLAFKYGISVPVHIVTRSASTPLTVIIGSQFFGRRYSIYQIAGAIILSAGITITTLSGEKTDSSHPVTLAGLLLVLASTLLGVVTSFWNNKIMLTQKLNWVQTLFYTHFYGLPSLLLISNGILAELQLYGRSSDFWRYAMLNTGTQLVCVTGVNMLAQKTDPLTLGVVLLLRRFASFVISLVFFSHNLGALGYLGMLTASMGALIYQLDDRLNKTK, from the coding sequence ATGCTTTTTCCGGGGCTACTCACCTTTTCTGGGTGTTGCACCAATGTGATCTCGATGGAGCTGATTTCTCAGCTGAAACCCGTGCCATCGAACCTCATAACCGCGTTTCAATACCTGTTCATCTCGCTCGCCGTGGCTCCTTTTCTGCCTCGAAACAACGACAAACGTCCTCCGTtccaatattttttgaccACCtcgctctttttcctctgtGCTATTGCCAACAACCTGGCATTCAAGTACGGAATTTCTGTTCCCGTGCACATCGTGACGCGGTCGGCATCGACACCGTTGACTGTGATCATTGGGTCGCAATTTTTTGGCAGACGCTACTCTATCTACCAGATCGCAGGTGCTATCATTTTGTCCGCTGGTATAACTATAACCACACTTTCCGGAGAAAAAACTGACTCCAGCCATCCCGTCACCCTAGCAGGCCTGCTTCTCGTGCTCGCGTCCACGCTTCTGGGCGTCGTCACCTCGTTTTGGAACAACAAAATCATGCTCACGCAGAAACTCAATTGGGTCCAGACCCTCTTCTACACCCACTTTTACGGCCTGCCATCTCTGCTGCTAATTAGCAACGGCATACTCGCCGAACTACAACTGTATGGACGTTCCTCCGACTTTTGGCGGTATGCAATGCTCAACACCGGCACGCAGCTCGTCTGTGTCACGGGAGTCAACATGCTGGCCCAGAAAACCGACCCGTTGACGCTCGGTGTTGTGCTACTTCTGCGCAGATTTGCCTCGTTCGTTATCTCcctggtgtttttcagccaTAACTTGGGCGCACTGGGTTATTTGGGCATGCTCACTGCGTCTATGGGGGCCCTCATCTATCAACTAGACGATAGACTAAATAAAACGAAATAA
- a CDS encoding membrane dipeptidase → MLSEDEARQLYRESIHIDSLNISNWGPEIFQAWRKGGITVVSCTCGLWEDFKGTIANIVQWKKWYEEYSDLIMEITSIEDIYTAKKLNKTGVILNFQNTSGIEDQLDYLRVFRDLNVRQMQLTYNTQNYSGAGYTELRDSGLTGFGREVVDHMAVLGIVCDLSHVGHQTTMDTIEYARKPPCFSHVLPSGMKESGRNKTDEEIRALGAKGGMVAASNFGPHMKKGNDSTIDDYVEVLEYFIDLVGEDLVGIGSDASEGHARPSPFLEWCNKDKGYARKMTEWGSAPVVKPLGKLADREELAVAMARRGWTAERMRKVLGLNWLNYYQRIWEN, encoded by the coding sequence ATGCTTTCTGAAGACGAAGCCCGCCAACTTTACCGCGAGTCCATCCACATCGACTCACTCAACATTTCCAATTGGGGACCAGAAATTTTCCAGGCTTGGCGCAAGGGCGGCATCACCGTCGTCTCGTGCACCTGCGGCCTTTGGGAGGACTTTAAAGGCACCATTGCCAATATTGTTCAGTGGAAAAAGTGGTACGAGGAATATAGCGACCTAATCATGGAGATCACTAGCATTGAAGACATCTACACTGCgaagaagctcaacaaaacagGCGTCATCCTgaatttccagaacacctCCGGCATTGAGGACCAGCTGGACTACCTGCGTGTGTTCCGCGATCTCAATGTCCGCCAAATGCAGCTCACGTACAACACGCAGAACTACTCCGGTGCCGGCTACACCGAGTTGCGCGACTCTGGGCTGACTGGTTTTGGCAGAGAGGTGGTGGACCACATGGCCGTTCTGGGGATCGTGTGCGATTTGTCGCATGTCGGGCACCAGACGACGATGGACACGATCGAGTACGCGCGCAAGCCGCCGTGCTTCTCGCATGTGTTGCCGTCCGGGATGAAGGAGTCTGGTCGCAACAAGACCGATGAAGAGATCCGGGCGCTGGGGGCCAAGGGCGGCATGGTTGCTGCTTCCAATTTCGGTCCCCACATGAAGAAGGGCAACGACAGCACGATCGACGATTACGTGGAGGTGTTGGAATATTTCATTGACCTTGTGGGGGAAGATCTTGTCGGGATTGGGTCCGACGCGTCGGAGGGTCACGCCCGGCCGTCGCCGTTCCTGGAGTGGTGCAACAAGGACAAGGGCTACGCGCGCAAGATGACCGAGTGGGGCAGCGCACCGGTCGTCAAGCCGTTGGGCAAGCTGGCCGACCgcgaggagctggccgTGGCCATGGCCAGACGCGGCTGGACGGCCGAGAGAATGCGCAAGGTGTTGGGTCTCAATTGGCTCAACTATTATCAGCGTATCTGGGAAAATTGA
- a CDS encoding Cytosolic Fe-S cluster assembly factor CFD1 produces MLDNVDHIVLVLSGKGGVGKSSVTTQLALTLVRQGYKVGVLDIDLTGPSMPRMFGIEEGKIHQSSKGWVPVYYDDSKRLAVMSLGFLLGDRGNSVVWRGPKKTGMIRQFIKDVQWEHLDYLLIDTPPGTSDEHIAIAEELRYCDNVDGAVVVTTPQLVSINDVRKELNFCQKVNFKVLGLVENMSGFVCPHCAECTNIFSSGGGEALAKSLDLPFLGSVPIDPTFNELIERQNEWKERGDLITLYGESTLSAIFENMAQQLGWIKAT; encoded by the coding sequence ATGCTGGACAACGTCGACCATATCGTGCTGGTGTTGTCGGGCAAAGGCGGCGTGGGGAAGTCATCCGTGACCACGCAGCTGGCGCTCACTCTCGTCCGCCAGGGCTACAAGGTCGGCGTGTTGGATATCGACCTGACAGGCCCGTCGATGCCCCGGATGTTTGGCATAGAGGAGGGCAAAATCCACCAGTCGTCGAAGGGCTGGGTCCCCGTTTACTACGACGACTCCAAGAGGTTGGCTGTGATGTCGCTCGGATTTCTGCTGGGCGACAGGGGCAACAGCGTTGTGTGGAGGGGACCTAAAAAAACTGGCATGATCCGCCAGTTTATTAAGGACGTTCAGTGGGAGCATCTGGACTATCTGCTTATAGACACGCCTCCGGGCACCTCTGATGAGCACATTGCCATTGCGGAGGAGTTGAGATACTGCGACAACGTGGACGGCGCGGTTGTCGTGACGACGCCGCAGCTGGTGTCTATTAACGACGTGAGGAAGGAGCTGAATTTCTGCCAAAAAGTGAATTTCAAGGTGCTGGGGCTGGTGGAGAACATGTCAGGATTTGTATGCCCGCATTGTGCGGAGTGCACCAATATTTTCAGCTCGGGTGGGGGTGAGGCGTTGGCGAAGAGTTTGGATCTGCCGTTTTTGGGGAGCGTTCCGATCGACCCCACATTCAACGAGCTTATAGAGAGACAGAACGAGTGGAAAGAGCGTGGGGACTTGATTACATTGTACGGCGAAAGTACACTGAGCGCCATATTCGAGAACATGGCGCAACAGTTGGGATGGATAAAAGCTACTTAA